Below is a window of Drosophila miranda strain MSH22 chromosome 3, D.miranda_PacBio2.1, whole genome shotgun sequence DNA.
CGGAGACGTCAGACTGGGCTAACAGCGCGCGAACCAGCCAGCTGGACACCACAGACGAGAGCTCGTTGGAGAATAGACTTGAAGATTTGAGCGTAATGCTGCCAGCGATGTCGCGTTATATCACATCCTTTTGAAGTTTGAAGTATGAGCTTGTCAGTATTACACAGCACGCATAAATGTGTTATTTATTGTTTGGATTTGTGTGTTTGTACATGGACCTTTAACATATCGTACCGCTTGAAATGCAGGCTCTAGCCGGTAGGGGAACAGGAAACAATACGATTTGGTTATGTAGGAAATGGTGCCAATATGACAGGTGTTTGGTATGCCAACGCATTAACTAGTCATATTCTTCATGAGCTCTGCGTCCTGCATGGACATGGCCGTTAGCTTCTTGCCAATATGCTCATGAATGTCCAGGTACTTAGCCACACAGCGGTCGATGCAGACCATCTCGCCCTTTCCTGCAACAACACGGGCCATATTTAGCCAGAGAGCTCAAGCGTATTTCTCGCAACACTCACCCAACTCCGACTCCGAATAGCGCGGTGGAATGCACTTCTTGTGGCATGCGGTCGTCATGCGGTTATATAAATCGGACATCATTTCAATTTCCATTTCTTGCATGACCTGTACTTTGGCCTGGTCGGCCGGGCTGATCTGGGACATGTCCATGGTTCGTTTTGTCGTGCTGCTTTTAATTGATGGTTAACTAAATATGTTCGACCTTAGTCAAAACGCCGTTCAGAAGAGGAAGAGTCGTAGTCGCCGTGATTTGCTTTTCTCATGCGTTCACGCACTCGCATGCTCTCGTAACGCCGGCTATCAACGGATTGCTTGGACAGCACAAAAGCGTATACTCCACCAGCGGTCAGAATTCCCCTAATCAGACAAGAGTTTAATTTAGAATTGCCCGAGACTTTAATAAATTACACAATTTTTTTTCTACAAACCAACAAACAGCAATTCGTCCAGCGTTTCCTAACGTCATACCTATATCGATATTTTTGGCCGATAATATATTTGTAGGGTGATAGGACGTTCCGCGGTAATCGATAGtcgaaaattgcttatcattgaAGTGCAAATGGCAATTCAATTATTAAAGTATTATTTATCCTAAAATGGACGCCAACAACTACCTACAAAGCGCCTACCAAGTTGCGATAGTACCGACAGATCTACATCATGAGGCGACTATAATCAAAGCAGCCCagtctctggat
It encodes the following:
- the LOC117188135 gene encoding mitochondrial import inner membrane translocase subunit Tim10, producing the protein MDMSQISPADQAKVQVMQEMEIEMMSDLYNRMTTACHKKCIPPRYSESELGKGEMVCIDRCVAKYLDIHEHIGKKLTAMSMQDAELMKNMTS
- the LOC117188136 gene encoding uncharacterized protein LOC117188136 — encoded protein: MTLGNAGRIAVCWGILTAGGVYAFVLSKQSVDSRRYESMRVRERMRKANHGDYDSSSSERRFD